From Dermacentor albipictus isolate Rhodes 1998 colony chromosome 8, USDA_Dalb.pri_finalv2, whole genome shotgun sequence:
CAGACCATAACTGCTATGATATGAAACGGTGCTAGTCAACATCTCTTTGAGTCCCGAGAGACGCCGCAAGAATCTCTCTCATACACGCTCTCATATGACGTGCCGCCATTTAACGGTTTCGGTTTTGACTGTTTAGCAGGAAAATTTTACAAGACGTTACAAATACTTGTTCTCTTTTATACACGGCAAGTTGGTTACTTGCTGCGTCAAGATAGATTACGTTATGGTTAGAAATGTGTAGTACAGCTTCTCTCTTTTAATAACACATTTATATTTTTAGCGACATCAACACGCCATCAAGTGTGATCAAGTAACTATGAGCGGACGCCATGGCGCCGGTCGAGTAGTGTTCTTTTTATCGTTCTTTCGTGCGTAGTAACTAGCAGATTGCTGGTGAGTCTACACACAATCGTCCCCTCAAAGTAACAATAGCGCTGCGGATCTCAGCTGCATGCCCGAACGCATGACGTAAATGTCACGTATAGCGAAGTTAACAATTGTCGGGAGAGCCGGCGTCTTCCGACACGCTCTGCTAAGCCTAGGTTTTTTTGAGTTGTGCTGCGAAGTCGTAACTCGGTTGCAAATTTTATCTATGCTCTATCTTTTCAGACGGAGCGCGCAACTGATTTTCGACACCCCAGTCCGCAGCAATCATGTGAGTACTGCCGGTGTTAGTGACACGTCCTTTTTTTGGCTATATGACAGTGTGTGCCAGATTTCTGTCCGAAGTACTACTTCGATCGGCGCTTTCTTCGATGGCGTGTTCGGTGATTTTGTGAATTCACCCATACGCGCTGCTGTATTTTGCAGGGCCGCTAGCCCGAAGCGTGTCCGATCGGCGGACACCAAGAAAGAGCGAAGCCGAGAACGAACGAAGAAGAGCAGGACGGCATCCACTAGCAGCTCGCGTTCAAGCAGCGCTGCCAGGTAACCAACCTGTCGCGCATTTTTTCCTCTCACAGCTTCAAACTCTTTGGTTTTGTCCTCCGCACAGTCGCAGGATGTACCGCCCGGAAACTTCCCACAGTGGCACACATTGGGATAAAAATCTAGGCTTTGTCACTAAAGTTTGGAACGTGTTTCGTTAAGCGCACGTCATGTCATgatggagagagaaaaaaaaagaaattgaatatTTTCGACGTGTGCATGTTCTGAACTATGTTGATGTATGGCAAGGCAAGCACGACGATAAGACAAAACCACGTACTAACCATCGTTTCCATGGTAGCGAGGCGATCGCAGCCCTAGAGTTTCCTCCAGTAAAATTTCGTGGAAACTCTATAGATATTTCTCTATCAATTGTCGTGGTGGTGATACTACTGAAGAAGCAAGCAGTCGAACATGGAGAAACGCTTGTTCGTTTGTGTGCCACCAGTGGGCAGAAGTAGACAAGGTCTAGTTGGAAGCTGCATTAGGTGCAGCTTCAAGTGCTCGCAGTCCCCTCTGCTAGTTCCTCCGTACTGACTGTTCTTTCACGTTATCTGCACTCGCAGCAGCGGCAGTAGCTCCAGCGACAGCAGTTCGAGCGGAAGTGCCTCCAGTGAATCGTCCCGCTCTTCGtcgtcatcatcttcatcatcgtcTCGCTCAACTTCCGTGTCGCCACGAAGGCGCCGGAACCGTGTGTCCAGGTAAGTGACGGTACATGTAACTTACTCTGGGCTAGGTTAAGTAACCTAATGCCAGCCCAAACATGCCCTGCATGTTGTCGTGTTGCGTGGTGGCCAAGCGGCCTACTGTCTCTTTTGCATTGGCGTCAATGTTTCATCATGTGTGTGGCGTCGGTTTCTGTTGCATTGCGTGCATGTGCCTGTGTGGGCTTTGGTGCTTTCCTGCCTAATGACCGTCGTGCCGCTGCTTCTTTGACCGCTGCAGGCCTGCGAAGCCAGCCCCTACTCCTGCACCCACGTAAAGTACACGTTCATGCCTCATTGCTAAAGAGCGAATGCTTTTGTGTGATGTGTGCGCGTCCTCACGTGTTTAGCTTTTTTCAGTTTATCAGTTTCAATTTCAGTTTATCCGAGATTCATTAAGAATTTTGAATGACTGTTGGGCAGTCAGCACATGAAGCTATCTGTAATTCACGCCTTATTTGTGGCTTTGTTGCAGCATTCCTACAATAAGTGTAAACAGCCTACATCACAGTGGTTTGCTTGAATGCTGTACTTCAAATGGGAAAGTACGTTGTGAAAAGCGTAAAGTCTTATATAATTTATTTTTATATAAAAAGGTCAGCCATAGGTGGAGTTGTCTAAAAAATTTCTGTGAAAGTGGTGCACCACTGGCATTCGAGAACATTTATTTTGCAAGTTGAGagactgctgttgtgcggatgtcATCTGCTGTCCTCCAGATGCGTCTACGTAGTGTAAGAAAAAAGCCTGTGGATCtcttatgtttgttgtttgcgaCTGTCCGAAAGCTGCACACATCCACGTTCATTGGCTGACAGCAGCGCCTCAGGCAGTCAAGTGCGAAATATTGAAAAGGCCTAGTATAGCCTGTTTGTGTGAAGCCACACTAGTACCAGGAAGTTATTACAACTACTGCGGATGAGTATTAATGTATTGATGCTGACTGTCTTGTGAACCTTCTCAACATTCCAACAAGGAATGTTCCGAAGAATTGTGTTTTGTTTCAATTTCATCTCTTGATAGAAAGAGTGCAAAGTGTACATGGTTTTGTTAGTAGCAGACGAACCAGCTTAGTGTCTGTTACAAAGTAGTATAAGGCACTTGCATGGAAAATTGGAAACATTCTAGTGTTACTGCCCAGCCTGCCAGGATTAGTAATTGCTGCTGATTGCTAGAAATGCTGCTGCATAAAGAGGGAAACCTATCTTGCGCAAGTGCAAATTGCATGTCTAACGGAGTCTTGAAACCTAATAGCATTCTTATTTTGCCTTGCACGTAGCTGCATCATCTTCTTTTGATATGGATCCAAATACAAACATGCCTGGCTAGCACTCTTCCATTGTTCAAGGATTGCATCACAAATGACCTCTTGTGACGTCCATATGTTGTCTGGTCATTGTTCTTTCTGTTCTGTTCGTGCTGTCTTCATTGCCCTAAAATATAGCACATAAAAACAACTGTACTCGAGCCACATGGTTGCTCAAGCTTGGTCGCATCGCTCGCTCGACAAATGTGTTTCTTATTGCATTGTCGCCTCGTCATGTCTGCTCTTGTCGTGGAATGTGCAGGTCGGCAAGCGGAGCTCGTGGCGGTGGCGGAGGAGGAGGTGGCACCACCAACGCAACCACTTCCAGCAGCAGCAGGCGCAAGCGGACGCCATCGCCGCCCCGCCCGTGCAAGATTCACGTGGGTCGACTGACTCGCAATGTGACCCGTGACCACCTGCTAGAGATCTTTGGCTGCTACGGCGCGGTGAAGAGCGTCGAGCTACCTCCGGATCGGACCCACAGCCACCTGTCGCGGGGGTTCGCCTACATTGAGTTTGAAAACCCCGCAGATGCCGAGCGGGCCATGCGCCACATGGACGGGGGTGAGCGCGCATTTCCCGTGGTCTTGATCTGTGACGGCCAAACATAGTTCCATATCAAGGAAAATGGGAAGAACTTGTTGCTTTATTTTTGGCCATCAAGAGTTCACTTGCAAGAAACGAACAGTGAAAAACTATTCAAGTTGTGAAATTAGTGTAGTGTAATCGTTCTGCTGGACTGTCCACAACTAAAGACTCTCTCCAGAATATTAGAAACTCTACTGTAGGCTGTGCACGGAGCTTTCCACTCTCATCAGAACTTTGACGCTTGTATATATGATGCGTTGGGCGTTACAGGCTTCTTGATCTGCAGTCGCCTCCTTGggtatagattttattttcggtTCACATGTACCACCATCGCTCTTCTCAATTTTGTGTGCAGCAGCATCAAGGTAGCGCTCCTGGTGGAACGCTGAATGCATTTTCGTGGATTCAAAGCAGAAATAATTTGCAGTGCTGTACTATTGGTTTGTCCATATTAGCAGCCCATGATGTCACTTCGAGGCCATGATAAAATTGTTTAGGTTTCAACCTGCCTTcagctttttgtgtgtgtgtgtgtgtgtgtgtgtgtgtgtgtgtgtgtgtgtgtgtgtgtgtgtgtgtgtgcgtgcgtgcgtgcgtgcgtgcgtgcgtgtgtgtgtgtgtgtgtgtgtgtgtgtgtgatggcaATTATGCAGACACCCGAGGCATGTTGGCGTCGCCGTGGTGCTGTTCTCAGTATTGATGCCGCATGTGCGGGCTGCACTCAGAGGGTTTAAAGTTCTCCAGAGACGCACAATGCATTTGGCTGCTAAGATGAATATCTAGCATAAACATAGCGATGTCACTTGGAGTTTTTCGCAGTGacatttgtcctttttttttcttttctcccgcTGTCTGCATTATAGGTCAGATTGATGGTCAGGAGGTGACAGCAGCATCAGTCTTGCTGCCACGACCCGTGCCTCCGAGGCGGCCCAGCCCCCCCATGCCTCCAAGACGACCCCCTGCGCCGCCTCCGCACTGGAGAAGATCATCCCCACCGAGGTCACGTCCACGGAGGTCTGTCATACTTTTGTCTTGGCCAAATGGGATTGTGTTGATGAAGTGAAAAATAGCCTTTAAAAGGCCCTAAACCACCCCTGACATTTTTTGTTTTATGTGTTTGAATTAAACTTGTGCATCGTGATAAGTATAACCTGACAATCATCTGTCACAAACATGGCAGCATTAACAGCAGCGGGAAAACCATTGAAAATATTAATTATAAAGCAATCTTGGTTTGGGGGCTCGAATAATGCCAAAAATCAGCAAGCTTCAAAAAGAATTGAAGCACCAAAAATGAATCACAATTCTTGTACCTTTTAGTGTGCCTTCAAATATGAGTCCATCCTGACGTAATAGTTATGTGGAAACCAACAAGGTGgacagaagtaattaataaagggaaaatcagacatccacccgttcgtagcgattgctacaaatgaaacccatacgagttcctcgaaaaaaaagcctcacagttgaagatatattcgtcctggtccgggactcgaacccgggaccaccacctttccggaacagccgctctaccatctgagctaaccaggcggctagcagatggtagggcgaagtcgctacgaacaggtggatgtctgattttccctttattaattctctccaccttgcgggtttccgcagaactattacgtcaaactcttgcctttgcttcgagttgttggcAAATTTCGACTTCACCCTACAatgagcaaaactagaacaaggtgaaagcaggagccaagaTTTCAACAAGtaaacttgtctttttcaaggcaactTGCTTTGTTTCCTTGGCAGAGTATATACAGGTGGTTCTACTAAAAGTGACAGGGGGTACGGCAGGCAGGCGAGGCAACAACAGAGGGTCTCTTAGCAGCGAGGGTgtagatttgaaaagaaagtGTGCTATTCAACATTGGTGGAGAAATGTGAAGTAGCGCCATGGGTTAGCCAGTTGGCGACTGGGGTCTACAGCGACATGTAAACCAGCTGACACACGGCgctacctcacattcctccaccgacgttgaatagcacacctttcttttgaACTCTACACTCTCGGTCGTTGcctcacccacccgccttacccctttgccctttagaagaaccacctatatatactgtgccaaggaaagcatatgtcactttgaaaaagacaagtccagttatcgaaacattggctcctgcttgcAAATTGTCAGTGTAAGAGCAATGCAGAATAAATATATGTTGTAAGTGCATTTAATTGTAACTATAAAAGCATCGACGTCAACTTTCAGCTCACACAGAAAAAAGATACCTTGTGCATAATGGGCTCAGCAGAATCTTTTGTTAGAAATAAACCTTACAGTTAATGGCACTCAACTGTTGAATTACAACTTTCAGAACATCGTGTGGGCCATACATTGAATATATATTTCATTGCACGCAGGTCACCTCCACCAAGGGGACGTTCAGGCCGGTGAGTCCATGCTTTCACAAAGCAGTGCTAACTTCTTGCTGACAGGCATGTGCGAGTACAGTAATCATTGAGATGgtatcgaatagtgccagaattgAGGCACTCGTAGAATCGAATATTTGTTGAATAATGAAAAGCCATTTTCGCAAAATATAGAGCTATGGTCACATCCTAGTACAGTTGAAGCCTTTTATAACGATACCGCTTTTAACTATATATTGGATCTTATGAGCAGCCAATGCACCGTGaacttttgtatgtgttctgcagtaaaataaactgcttactACAAGCTCCCGtaccgcattatcggttataacaattaaatctggctactggttGTGTGCcaaaagggggaaaaaatgttAAATGGTCGAGGGAGGGAAAGGGGGGGAGCCGTTTTGTCGCACCCGCCTTTGTGCTGCTCACCCAGCCCGGCACGCCTTCGTCGCATCCCATCGCCAGCCTCATGTGCCCCTCTTGTCTCTCTTCCACCCTCTCACGAACAATGGTTGAATGTTCCTAGATTTCGCACATTCCTTTGCAGTGAAAACTCCCAGTAGCCAGGTGTAAATGTTATAGCCAATTACGTGGGATGGGAACAGTGTACAATAAAGCCTctttaaaccgtacccgcttaaacagtagtttcgttttaaaagtagtaaagtcaaattccAAGCGCAAACGCAGAGGgcgcttggaagggtgaagccacatcatGATCATTTCGGTGCCGTGCCAGAGTCGGAGAATGTTGTGGCTCGTGTTGTAGCGTCGTGCAAGCTAGGACAGAaaccaggtgctcagcatagaagaaaaattggacatcggtCGTGCTATCGAACATCGACGAGACCATTCGCCATCGCAAGGCAGGGTGTCGTCTTGAGTAGCTTCGCTGAGAGTAGTTGACTAACCTCTTTCATCAATTTTGAGGTAAAGCTTGCTCCTTGGTCAGTGACTATTTCTTTTGGCAAGTCGACGCAAGAAAAGATTTCGATCGGCGTTTTTGCAACATGAACTGCTTCGATTGCGGGGAGTGCCACAGCATCTGGATAATGAGTCGCAAAGTCGATTAACGTAAGAACGTATCGGTTCCCACAGTCCGACTTTGGTGAAAATGGCCCAATAAATCAACAGCCACCCTTTCAAAAGGCGAAGAAGTCTGTGATGGCACGAGAGAGGGACCACGAAAAtatgttggctacgaggttcaGCTTTTTGCCATCGTTGCAAAACCTCTGTTATTGCCATAGTatcgcctaacgacagtgatgaggattaCACGGAAAACGAAAGTATGgacgattcaggcccgacagtggcactTGCTGCACGTTATGTCAACCTCGTGCGGGTGTTTACCGTAAAGATGGGGGCTGGCACAAAAGGCAAGTGGGTGGTCTCGCGCTATTTCAGTTAAGCGGTACttccgtttagtacatacttctTCCGAGCTCCTTACaaactacggtttaatgaggtttcactgtagtagtAAGCGTTTTATTTTACTATGGAACATATGCAAAAGTTCACAGTGCAGCATCTGCTCATTGTTACATGCGAGTGTTGTTAACCCGATGAAGGTGAACTTTTCTTGCGGAAGCTGTGCCCCTGAGGTCAAAGGAACAAATAAGCAGCTTGTTTGTACAACCAGGACTCTTCGAAAAGTGCAGAGTTTTAGCCAGAAAATTATATGTTACAGAGCTTGACAGACATTCATGGTTGCTTTGTGCTCACCTGTGCGAGTTGCCATGCCTATGTGGCCATCTAGTGCAGTTACCATATAACCGGACCTGTGCCTATGAACAAAGGCAACAGTACCAAACCACTACATGGTCTGAAAATGGCTTAAGTTTCACATCAAATTTCAGCCGTTTCAGAAAGTCACGCAAAACCATCACTGAAAGTGCTTCGTGCAGCAGCAAACGCAGAGAGAGCAAAGAAAGGGTGAATGCGGGGCTCCTGACGTATTCTGCTCCAGTGCGAGAGAAGGCAGGAAAGACACGTTGCTTACGGATGCTAGTTAAGGCAAAGGGGGAACGGTGTCTATGTTGGCCTTGAATTTGGCAGCATGGAAATGTGTCATTTCCGTTTCTTATATCTCTCTCTAATAATGAACTAATTCGATGAATGCTTATGGTAAAATTCTTCACAGTCAGCGGTTTACAATTTCTGATGGGGCCTGCTGAGGATAAGTAATTAAGGATAATCATTGAAAGCGGCAAGGTGAAAGTGCCGTGTCTGGATGACCTGCAGCTGCCAGTTTAGGTCCACACCATTTGCAGCGACTCGAGTTTTCGTTCACCCTGCTCAAATAATGAACTGTCGTTGCCgcatttcaggagtcctccatcAGGTCGACATCGCTCACCAAGACCGTCGCGAAGATCGCGGTCTCCAGCCGGCACAGGTGGTGGACCCCGACGCCACGCACGCTCGAGCTCCAGCTCTTCACGTTGACCGCCACTTTCATCGAAGGCCTCGCTGCTTTGGCATTCATTGTAACCACGACTACCACCTGCCGTCATTTCTCTATAAGCTGGACATTTCCTTGCCTGTAAAGTATATAGTGAACTACTTCATGGCACTGTTAATTTGGTCTGCTGTGCATCTTGTTGAGGTCATTTGAGTACTTCATTCCCTGATCATGTGTTGTACACTGTCTAGCATTGGAAATATTGGGTAGATTTGCAGTGATGCCTGTAAATAAAGTTCTTGATGTTGTGTTCATATAGCATTCATGCCTGCACAGTTTCAGAAGTTTGTTGCTTCAAAGACTGGATGATTGATTGTCCACTGGGGAAGTTAAGATAAACGTATTAGTAAAATGCCATGTAAAGCCATGTGAAAACGAATTGCAACATGCTTGCAAGTCATTAAAAACATCCTTTCACCACCCATTTTGCTGTGACTTGTGTATCTGGTTTATTAGAATGGAATACCAGCTGCCTGTGCTCGGGTTGCCGCACTAACGCAGGTATTGGCAGTTGGTACAAATGCAAAATAatttcaaaactttttttttcttttttgcaaatgTGTTAGGCATGTTAAGTACTTTGCTTTCAGCCACCTTTGGGATAAGAATTTCCATGAAATATAAAGAATGATACACCTTGGAAATGAATTAAGGCTATATGCTTGGATCACGCTCACATGTTACTGTTTCATAATCTGGTGGTTAAAGCGAAATAGTGATGTGAAGAAGGCTAAATTGCGTGTCTTAACTGGTTTTGCCATTTCATAACGTTGACTGGTGCAAGGTCACCGTCGGAACCAGTACAACAGTGTAGCACACAAATGCACGTTGTTTTCACACTAGAGATCGAATCTGCTTTCACCTTTCGAATGTTTTGGGGAGTGAAGGAATTCTAAGGACAATTCAGGCTGTGCTGCCTTCCGTTTCTGGCCTGGGGTCCGACGCCTGAAAGGTACGCAAGCTCCATGCCCGACATCTCGGGTTGACGTTCTTGCTTACTACAAGCTCTAGTTCGTGATTCAAGCACCTTGACGTTTCTGGTTAGTTTACATCACCGTTTGAATGCATGCAAAAGTGAGGACTACGGGAATTTCCATTTGGGCGCAATATTGGGCACACGGTGTGAACTTATTTTCACGTCTACCGTCGCAACTATCACTCGCTTATTTTCACGTCGACAAGGACGTCGAAATGACGTTAGAAGCGTAGTAGAAGCAGACGAGTGTCGTGCGGTTGGTGCAGACGACGATGTCTGCTTCGCTCGGCTCCAGCTGACGGCGATGTTGAAGCTCGCCACCGGCGTACTCGTAGAAACGGTAGCGAATTCCTCGCATCGCGCGACACTGTCGACTGCGGGGCTGCGACCGCGTCCCCTTGCCGGCCGTGCGAGATCTCGGCGCCTCTACAGCGACTGTCGCAACGACCACGATGACCCGACGACGTCGGCGAACAGAAGTACGACCTCTGCCGTCGCCGCGAGCAACCGCAAATCGCGTGGCGAAGGGTCCGCGAACGGTTCGACAGCGGAGCCGCCGGTACCTCCCGAAAAGGACCAGTGCTGCGGAAGCGGCTGCTCGAACTGCGTGTGGTTGGAGTACGCCGAAGACTTGGTGGAATTCTACAAGGACGGCGGGGCGCGCGCTGCGGAAGCGGTCGCCAAGATACCGGACCCGACCGTACGTCAGTTCGTCAAGACCGAGCTAGACCATATGTTGAAGCACAAGAAGTGAGCGACTCGCACCCGGAACGAAAAGCTGTTATTAGAAGAGCACGTGCTTTACTCAAGATTGCGTACTGTGCATACGTTTCGTGGTACGCAGCTAAACGCGGTACGCAGCCCTGTGTACTTTGTAGAACATCGCGAAAACAATGATCTGACTCTGGTAGACACAAATCACTCAATGTTCGATCTTTCGGCGCTCATCTTTCACTCATCTAGGTGTTCAATATGGCACGcggggtgggtgggggggaggCATCATGTATTTATGTGACGCGAGAATTAAAACAGACATTAGGTGGGTGTGAACTGAGTACTTTAATTGTATATCCAGCgatgtacagaaagaaaatatgccGTGAAATGTATTCTACAAATTTACATGTATTCACAAAATGCGCCAACACATTTCCTTTGGGGGGCTGGCCTGCCGTGCACTACGAAGTGCTGCAGCTCAACTTTCCAGGCATGTGCTTAGTCATGCTGCATTCAAGATATCAAACGGTCTTTGACGCTTTGCAACTATACAGAGCAGTCCACTTACAATAATGCGACCTATGACATTTACCGGCTATAACAATGGGCGTAGTTTTATAAGTAGTATACCGAATGCGAATAAAATTGGCTTAGATAAAATAATAACATAAGGTTATAACAATCAAATTCCGTTACGTTCTATCAAAGCTGAAGTGCACTGTATTGACAATCAATTCATACCATAAAAATGGTAAAACACATCAAATGGTAAACTTGATTTGTCGAAAACTTACAATTGTCTACTAAGTTCATCCTAAATGTTTGTCACTATTGCCTATGAAATTCCGAGTGTTTATCTTATCGTTGCTACAGGTCTTTGTGAACATCAGCAAAATATCTGCGCTGTAGGCACACAACTGCCGTACAGTACAGCTTCTGATATCACGGTCAGGTAGTTGCTGCTGAAGCTTGGCCGAGTCAGCTTGTCAGGACAGTGGAAAGCTCTGTCAAAGAAATTACAAACAACATGTCAGCGTCACTTCAGGAAAACAAGTGCAGCACTTGAGATGGGACACCTTCCAAAGCCCTAAAGGAAGAAAatgcgttaagaggaagctttagctcaaaagcttctatctaaatacattggAACAGAGAAACAATTTTTctgggcaaccactgcaccaaatttgataaAGCTTGCtggatttaaaagaaaacgttaaaaTCTGGTCACTGTAGGAAGCAAAGCTTTTATTTAGGCCTTGGATTATTTTTATAGGAATTGTTGAAAAATTTATGGAAATGAGACTATGACATTTACAACTTTCTAACTtgacaatgaaaaacgatatcacaattctataaACTGCACCTAATAGAACATCTAATGgtgacaaaattgatgtattacacATCGCTCTAAGACACACCACTGATATGCAAATTTTGTAAAAAATCCACACCCTAAATCAATTTTCTGTttgcagcagtcactagaatttaaatttATGTCTCAAAAGcaaaaaatttaattaaaatctGTCCAGAGGCTGTCTTATAAAAGCATTTCTatgttttatatgtatttgaataggtggcatAGGAATCGGCCctgagctaaaggttcctctaaAGTTCAAACATCCTAGTATCGTGCTCGTAGGGCTAGCTTGCATGTGACACTCCACAAAAAGGCAAGGAAGCGATACGAACACAATATCGGAGCATATCGCTTTATATTGTGGGGCTCCACATGTCAGAGATTGTGTTCGTCACCTTAGTGAATCTGAATGCTCTTAAAACAACGCCTTTAAGGGATAGGCGAGTGGGGTCGCTGCACCGGAACATACAGTGGATACAACAAGCACCAAAAGTTATACGAGTGATTCAAATGATGTTTTACTAACACTAGCTTCTTTCAATTTCTGGTCAttcacatcatcatcatagtcTGAAACGCAAACAGGAAATAACCAACCAGAATGCTTGTTAGGCTTGATTACATGGATGTGTGACATGTAATCACTCTGTGACCAGTTTGTAAGCATGGAGCAGTCCCGAATGTACGTTTTGGAGTCTGAATTAAGCTACTCTTACGAAGGCAGGAGAACCTGGAAACAGAACCTCACATTGGAGTATGGTTTCCAAATTGTTGGCGTTTGGATTTATGCAGACAGTACAACGATGCCAGTAAAATTATGAAACTATCCAGACAGAATATTTATGTACACTACTAATTAAAGCTGTAATTACATCTTAAATGGTATACCACCTGCAGTCCGAGTGATCAAGGAATTTTGTTTGCCTGAAGTGCTTGATAACAAACATATCACGTTTACATAACCCGAGAATGCAATCAAATGAAACAGGAAAATGTGCCGAGAACACCGTAATACACGGGCTCGGACTACAATGCCCGCAACAGAACCATACCCAGGAAGTGACTGCATGTTCTGTTGATGATGCACTTCTCTGAGGTATGAAAtcactaaagaaaagaaaatgttggcTGCCTTACTCTGAACTATCTCCGTGCACGCAACTGCTGCTGGAGAATCGGGATGCTCTCGCAGGAACAATTTTCCCTCATCGCAGGCCTTGGCTGCAAAAACAATAGCAGTAAATCGGCAACAGGTGCTTTGCTTTCGATTTCAACAAAGCAGTCAGGAGAGGCAGCTGTCACGCCCC
This genomic window contains:
- the LOC135920095 gene encoding RNA-binding protein with serine-rich domain 1-B-like isoform X1; translation: MAASPKRVRSADTKKERSRERTKKSRTASTSSSRSSSAASSGSSSSDSSSSGSASSESSRSSSSSSSSSSRSTSVSPRRRRNRVSRPAKPAPTPAPTSASGARGGGGGGGGTTNATTSSSSRRKRTPSPPRPCKIHVGRLTRNVTRDHLLEIFGCYGAVKSVELPPDRTHSHLSRGFAYIEFENPADAERAMRHMDGGQIDGQEVTAASVLLPRPVPPRRPSPPMPPRRPPAPPPHWRRSSPPRSRPRRSPPPRGRSGRSPPSGRHRSPRPSRRSRSPAGTGGGPRRHARSSSSSSR
- the LOC135920095 gene encoding RNA-binding protein with serine-rich domain 1-B-like isoform X2, with the translated sequence MAASPKRVRSADTKKERSRERTKKSRTASTSSSRSSSAASSGSSSSDSSSSGSASSESSRSSSSSSSSSSRSTSVSPRRRRNRVSRSASGARGGGGGGGGTTNATTSSSSRRKRTPSPPRPCKIHVGRLTRNVTRDHLLEIFGCYGAVKSVELPPDRTHSHLSRGFAYIEFENPADAERAMRHMDGGQIDGQEVTAASVLLPRPVPPRRPSPPMPPRRPPAPPPHWRRSSPPRSRPRRSPPPRGRSGRSPPSGRHRSPRPSRRSRSPAGTGGGPRRHARSSSSSSR